The proteins below are encoded in one region of Equus przewalskii isolate Varuska chromosome 1, EquPr2, whole genome shotgun sequence:
- the LOC103561055 gene encoding LOW QUALITY PROTEIN: chymase (The sequence of the model RefSeq protein was modified relative to this genomic sequence to represent the inferred CDS: inserted 1 base in 1 codon; substituted 1 base at 1 genomic stop codon) has translation MHRLPLPLLFLLLCSRAEAGKIIGGTECKPHSRPYVAYLETVTSQHTLVTCGGFLIRQDFVLTAAHCAGRSITVTLGAHNIKEKEDTWQKLEVAKQFPHPKYGDXNTHYDIMLLKLKKKVNLTLAVGTLPLPPQFNFIPPGRMCLVAGWGMTEAEVLDSNTLQEVKLRLMDPQACRQFMTFDHNLQLCVGNPRKXKSAFKGDSGGPLLCAGVAQGIVSYGRVDAKPPAVFTQISHYRPWINEVLKEN, from the exons ATGCATCGTCTTCCTCTCCCCCTGCTGTTCCTTCTCCTGTGCTCCAGAGCTGAAGCTG GCAAGATCATCGGAGGCACAGAATGCAAGCCACACTCCCGCCCTTACGTGGCCTACCTGGAAACTGTCACTTCCCAGCATACCCTGGTGACCTGTGGTGGTTTCCTGATAAGACAGGACTTTGTGCTGACAGCTGCTCACTGTGCAGGAAG GTCTATAACAGTCACCCTTGGAGCCcataacataaaagagaaagaagacacatGGCAGAAGCTTGAGGTTGCAAAACAATTCCCTCATCCAAAATATGGCGACTGAAATACTCATTATGACATCATGTTACTAAAG TTGAAGAAGAAAGTCAACCTGACCCTGGCTGTGGGGACACTCCCCCTTCCACCCCAATTCAACTTCATCCCACCTGGGAGGATGTGCCTGGTGGCTGGCTGGGgaatgacagaagcagaggtatTGGACTCCAACACTCTGCAAGAGGTGAAGCTGCGACTCATGGATCCCCAGGCCTGCAGACAGTTTATGACTTTTGACCACAATCTCCAGCTGTGTGTTGGCAATCCAAGGA ACAAATCTGCATTTAAG GGAGACTCAGGGGGTCCTCTTCTATGTGCTGGGGTGGCCCAGGGCATTGTCTCCTATGGCCGGGTGGATGCAAAGCCTCCTGCTGTCTTCACCCAGATCTCCCATTACCGGCCCTGGATCAATGAGGTCCTCAAGGAGAACTAA